One Zeugodacus cucurbitae isolate PBARC_wt_2022May chromosome 3, idZeuCucr1.2, whole genome shotgun sequence genomic region harbors:
- the LOC105219395 gene encoding uncharacterized protein LOC105219395 isoform X1 yields MATSGTAASATAHATSVVVLDRGNNTTCTINLHGATVVSWRVNNQEQLFVSKLASFDGKKAIRGGIPFVFPQFGPWSFGPQHGFARITRWNLERSPERLHNGDVEAIFSLMDNEFTRSMWNYQFRITYRLILREKELHFHIGVYNPSKDLSFTFNMLLHTYLKVPDVRRCQITGLHGCTFIDKTREGAIYQEGREIVTVGEWTDRIYQHTPQEHVITNVVSGRKMRLQKYNFPDTVIWNPWIDQAREMSDFGDDEFPNMLCVESGHVSSPVILLPGTAFEASQILQSFKCPKVTHDENELAKKNRSIKNKQVRDVGFWKCFDLEIQS; encoded by the exons ATGGCGACTTCAGGAACAGCTGCGTCGGCGACAGCACACGCTaccagtgttgttgttttggatCGCGGCAACAATACCACATGCACCATAAATCTGCATG GAGCAACTGTCGTATCATGGCGTGTTAATAATCAGGAGCAACTGTTTGTAag tAAACTTGCGTCATTTGATGGAAAAAAAGCTATACGTGGCGGCATACCTTTCGTATTTC CTCAATTTGGACCCTGGTCATTTGGTCCGCAGCACGGATTCGCACGCATAACTAGATGGAATTTGGAGCGATCTCCAGAACGCTTGCATAATGGGGATGTTGAAGCTATTTTCTCTTTGATGGACAACGAATTTACTCGTTCTATGTGGAATTATCA GTTTCGAATCACATATCGGCTGATTTTACGAGAAAAGGAGTTACATTTTCACATAGGAGTATATAATCCCAGCAAAGATTTATCCTTCACATTCAATATGCTGTTGCATACATATCTAAAAGTTCCTGATGTACGCCGCTGCCAAATAACCGGATTGCATGGATGCACATTTATTGATAAG ACTCGTGAAGGTGCTATTTATCAGGAAGGGCGTGAAATAGTAACCGTAGGGGAGTGGACGGATCGAATTTACCAACACACTCCTCAAGAACACGTCATAACGAACGTTGTATCCGGAAGAAAAATGCGATTACAAAAGTACAATTTTCCTGATACAG TGATTTGGAATCCGTGGATAGATCAAGCAAGAGAAATGAGCGATTTTGGGGATGATGAATTTCCCAATATGTTGTGTGTGGAGTCGGGTCATGTGTCATCGCCAGTTATTTTATTACCAGGCACAGCATTTGAAGCCAGCCAAATACTACAG AGTTTCAAATGTCCAAAAGTAACTCACGATGAAAATGAATTAGCAAAGAAAAACAGAAGTATCAAGAATAAGCAAGTCAGGGATGTGGGCTTTTGGAAATGCTTCGATTTAGAAATCCAGTCATAA
- the LOC105219395 gene encoding uncharacterized protein LOC105219395 isoform X3: MHHKSACKLASFDGKKAIRGGIPFVFPQFGPWSFGPQHGFARITRWNLERSPERLHNGDVEAIFSLMDNEFTRSMWNYQFRITYRLILREKELHFHIGVYNPSKDLSFTFNMLLHTYLKVPDVRRCQITGLHGCTFIDKTREGAIYQEGREIVTVGEWTDRIYQHTPQEHVITNVVSGRKMRLQKYNFPDTVIWNPWIDQAREMSDFGDDEFPNMLCVESGHVSSPVILLPGTAFEASQILQSFKCPKVTHDENELAKKNRSIKNKQVRDVGFWKCFDLEIQS, from the exons ATGCACCATAAATCTGCATG tAAACTTGCGTCATTTGATGGAAAAAAAGCTATACGTGGCGGCATACCTTTCGTATTTC CTCAATTTGGACCCTGGTCATTTGGTCCGCAGCACGGATTCGCACGCATAACTAGATGGAATTTGGAGCGATCTCCAGAACGCTTGCATAATGGGGATGTTGAAGCTATTTTCTCTTTGATGGACAACGAATTTACTCGTTCTATGTGGAATTATCA GTTTCGAATCACATATCGGCTGATTTTACGAGAAAAGGAGTTACATTTTCACATAGGAGTATATAATCCCAGCAAAGATTTATCCTTCACATTCAATATGCTGTTGCATACATATCTAAAAGTTCCTGATGTACGCCGCTGCCAAATAACCGGATTGCATGGATGCACATTTATTGATAAG ACTCGTGAAGGTGCTATTTATCAGGAAGGGCGTGAAATAGTAACCGTAGGGGAGTGGACGGATCGAATTTACCAACACACTCCTCAAGAACACGTCATAACGAACGTTGTATCCGGAAGAAAAATGCGATTACAAAAGTACAATTTTCCTGATACAG TGATTTGGAATCCGTGGATAGATCAAGCAAGAGAAATGAGCGATTTTGGGGATGATGAATTTCCCAATATGTTGTGTGTGGAGTCGGGTCATGTGTCATCGCCAGTTATTTTATTACCAGGCACAGCATTTGAAGCCAGCCAAATACTACAG AGTTTCAAATGTCCAAAAGTAACTCACGATGAAAATGAATTAGCAAAGAAAAACAGAAGTATCAAGAATAAGCAAGTCAGGGATGTGGGCTTTTGGAAATGCTTCGATTTAGAAATCCAGTCATAA
- the LOC105219395 gene encoding uncharacterized protein LOC105219395 isoform X2: MATSGTAASATAHATSVVVLDRGNNTTCTINLHGATVVSWRVNNQEQLFVSKLASFDGKKAIRGGIPFVFPQFGPWSFGPQHGFARITRWNLERSPERLHNGDVEAIFSLMDNEFTRSMWNYQFRITYRLILREKELHFHIGVYNPSKDLSFTFNMLLHTYLKVPDVRRCQITGLHGCTFIDKTREGAIYQEGREIVTVGEWTDRIYQHTPQEHVITNVVSGRKMRLQKYNFPDTVIWNPWIDQAREMSDFGDDEFPNMLCVESGHVSSPVILLPGTAFEASQILQIIIEGNVNRKTKRNR, translated from the exons ATGGCGACTTCAGGAACAGCTGCGTCGGCGACAGCACACGCTaccagtgttgttgttttggatCGCGGCAACAATACCACATGCACCATAAATCTGCATG GAGCAACTGTCGTATCATGGCGTGTTAATAATCAGGAGCAACTGTTTGTAag tAAACTTGCGTCATTTGATGGAAAAAAAGCTATACGTGGCGGCATACCTTTCGTATTTC CTCAATTTGGACCCTGGTCATTTGGTCCGCAGCACGGATTCGCACGCATAACTAGATGGAATTTGGAGCGATCTCCAGAACGCTTGCATAATGGGGATGTTGAAGCTATTTTCTCTTTGATGGACAACGAATTTACTCGTTCTATGTGGAATTATCA GTTTCGAATCACATATCGGCTGATTTTACGAGAAAAGGAGTTACATTTTCACATAGGAGTATATAATCCCAGCAAAGATTTATCCTTCACATTCAATATGCTGTTGCATACATATCTAAAAGTTCCTGATGTACGCCGCTGCCAAATAACCGGATTGCATGGATGCACATTTATTGATAAG ACTCGTGAAGGTGCTATTTATCAGGAAGGGCGTGAAATAGTAACCGTAGGGGAGTGGACGGATCGAATTTACCAACACACTCCTCAAGAACACGTCATAACGAACGTTGTATCCGGAAGAAAAATGCGATTACAAAAGTACAATTTTCCTGATACAG TGATTTGGAATCCGTGGATAGATCAAGCAAGAGAAATGAGCGATTTTGGGGATGATGAATTTCCCAATATGTTGTGTGTGGAGTCGGGTCATGTGTCATCGCCAGTTATTTTATTACCAGGCACAGCATTTGAAGCCAGCCAAATACTACAG ATCATCATCGAGGGGAATGTCAATAGAAAAACTAAACGAAATCGCTAA